A single region of the Gopherus evgoodei ecotype Sinaloan lineage chromosome 3, rGopEvg1_v1.p, whole genome shotgun sequence genome encodes:
- the BICRAL gene encoding BRD4-interacting chromatin-remodeling complex-associated protein-like isoform X2, giving the protein MDDDDDESCLLDLIGDPQALNYFLHGPSSKSSNEDLTNAGYSAANSNSIFANSNNTDPKSSIKGVSNQLGEGPSDGLHLSSSLQFLEDELESSPLPDLSEDQPFDILQKSLQEANITEQTLAEEAYLDASIGSSQQFAQAQLHPSSSASFTQASNVSNYSGQTLQPIGVTQVVQQPVGASFASNTVGVQHGFMQHVGISVPSQHLSNSSQISGSGQIQLIGSFSNQPSMMTINNLDGSQIILKGSGQQAPANMSSGLLVHRQTPNGNSLFGNSNSSPVAQPVTVPFNSTNFQTSLPVHNIIIQRGLAPNSNKVPINIQPKPIQMGQQTAYNVNNLGIQQHHVQQGIPFASASSPQNSVVGPHMSVNIVNQQNTRKSVTPQTVSNAGGSIVIHSPMGQPHVSQNQFLIPTSLSVNSNSVHHVQTINGQLLQTQPSQLVSSQVSAEHVMLNRNSTSMLRANHSYSGQMLNNQNTAVQLVSGQTFTAPGSQVIVNHGTSQIVGGQVPLQQASPTVLHLSPSQSSVSQGRSGFTTMSPGQSTVSNMSASNRFTVVSSSGTVHPNLGPPVQSVASGGNFTGDQLTQQNRTQVSVSVSHCLPVSSSKSISTFSRTSVGVTQQQFTFAQAQKKVMNQSSPVSASKSQDSLRQPPLTGLLSNTLPGQDSGGKIIQQPLGTTQSQQEKVVGSSPIQQNVQVDVHTVGQKRPAAKQLTKGAFILQQLQKDQAHAVTPDKSQFRSLNDAVQRLLSYHVCQGSLPTKEDLRKVDSEFESVATQLLKRTQAMLNKYRCLLIEDAMRINPSAEMVMIDRMFNQEERASLSRDKRLALMDPDGYLADFCCSSKQFDETTDEAQSSESDHQCSKTLTSNSQTTKIQTRDRSKSRTAESTNHDKLHLVPNNIMTQLEGKISTKKPESLTKALKFEKASCSPDSQYMAVSEEKLASKDLAKTSENSSSSEDLSKILSRANHGTHKMSRNTVESHSEVICNNSSLQDKTQRSFPKNEVLHLDNVKGSGEPQQDLLLSKSLETTFKNILELKKTGKQPQSEATGSGSVELDFPNFSPIASQENCLEKFIPDHSEGVVETDSILEAAVNSILEC; this is encoded by the exons aaCACTGATCCTAAATCCTCCATCAAAGGTGTAAGCAATCAGCTTGGAGAGGGGCCTAGTGATGGACTACATCTGTCAAGTAGCCTTCAGTTTCTTGAAGATGAACTTGAATCTTCTCCTTTACCTGATCTCAGTGAGGATCAGCCTTTTGATATTCTTCAGAAGTCCTTACAGGAGGCCAATATTACTGAACAGACTTTGGCAGAAGAGGCATATCTGGATGCCAGTATAGGTTCTAGCCAACAGTTTGCACAAGCTCAGCTTCATCCTTCTTCATCAGCATCCTTTACTCAGGCTTCTAATGTGTCTAATTACTCAGGTCAGACGCTGCAACCTATAGGAGTTACTCAAGTGGTACAGCAACCAGTTGGAGCATCTTTTGCAAGCAATACAGTTGGTGTGCAACATGGCTTTATGCAACATGTGGGAATTAGTGTTCCCAGCCAGCATTTGTCTAATAGTAGTCAGATTAGTGGTTCGGGGCAGATACAGCTAATTGGTTCATTTAGTAATCAGCCTTCCATGATGACTATTAACAACCTTGATGGATCTCAGATTATATTGAAAGGCAGTGGACAGCAGGCACCTGCAAACATGAGTAGCGGACTCTTGGTTCATAGACAAACTCCTAATGGTAACTCACTGTTTGGTAACTCAAATTCAAGTCCAGTAGCACAACCTGTAACTGTCCCATTTAACAGCACAAATTTTCAGACATCTTTACCAGTGCATAATATCATTATTCAGAGGGGTCTAGCACCAAATTCTAATAAAGTTCCGATTAATATCCAACCAAAGCCTATTCAGATGGGTCAGCAAACAGCTTACAATGTGAATAACTTGGGAATACAGCAGCATCACGTACAACAAGGGATTCCTTTTGCTTCAGCAAGTTCACCTCAAAATTCAGTAGTTGGTCCTCATATGTCTGTTAATATTGTTAATCAACAGAACACAAGAAAATCAGTTACTCCTCAAACAGTTAGTAATGCTGGCGGTAGTATTGTTATCCATTCTCCTATGGGACAGCCTCATGTATCTCAAAATCAGTTTCTCATACCTACAAGTCTCTCTGTCAATTCTAATTCGGTTCATCATGTCCAGACCATAAATGGACAACTTCTTCAGACTCAACCTTCCCAGTTGGTTTCTAGTCAAGTATCTGCTGAGCATGTTATGCTGAACAGGAACTCTACAAGCATGCTCAGGGCCAACCATTCATATTCAGGACAGATGCTGAATAATCAGAATACAGCTGTTCAATTAGTTTCTGGTCAGACATTCACAGCTCCTGGAAGTCAAGTTATAGTAAATCATGGAACTTCTCAAATTGTTGGTGGACAGGTGCCATTACAACAGGCATCACCAACAGTGTTGCATTTATCACCCAGTCAAAGTAGTGTTTCTCAAGGTAGATCAGGTTTTACTACAATGTCACCTGGACAGTCTACAGTCTCAAATATGTCAGCATCTAATCGGTTTACTGTTGTAAGTTCTTCTGGCACAGTACATCCCAACCTGGGGCCACCAGTTCAGTCTGTTGCATCAGGAGGAAATTTTACTGGAGATCAACTTACACAGCAGAATAGAACACAAGTTTCAGTGAGTGTATCACATTGTCTTCCAGTTTCCTCTTCTAAATCTATCAGCACTTTCAGTCGCACATCAGTAGGAGTAACACAGCAACAGTTCACTTTTGCTCAG GCTCAGAAAAAAGTTATGAACCAGTCCTCACCAGTTTCTGCATCAAAGTCACAGGATAGCTTGAGACAACCTCCGCTAACAGGTCTTCTGAGTAACACGTTGCCAG GACAGGATTCTGGAGGTAAAATCATCCAGCAACCTTTAGGAACAACACAGTCACAGCAGGAAAAAGTAGTAGGATCATCTCCTATCCAACAAAATGTGCAG GTGGATGTTCATACAGTTGGACAAAAGAGGCCTGCTGCTAAACAGCTAACAAAAGGAGCTTT TATTCTACAGCAGTTACAGAAGGACCAGGCACATGCTGTGACACCAGATAAAAGTCAATTCAGATCGTTAAATGATGCAGTCCAGAGACTCCTCTCATATCATGTGTGCCAGGGATCACTGCCAACCAAGGAGGATTTAAGAAAAG TGGACAGTGAATTTGAATCTGTAGCCACGCAGCTTCTGAAAAGGACACAAGCTATGCTAAATAAGTACAGATGTTTGCTCATAGAAGATGCAATG CGGATAAATCCCTCTGCAGAAATGGTTATGATTGACAGGATGTTTAACCAAGAAGAAAGGGCATCTCTGTCCCGGGATAAGCGCCTTGCACTAATGGATCCTG atgGTTATCTGGCTGATTTTTGTTGTTCCTCTAAACAATTTGATGAAACTACTGATGAGGCACAGTCCAGTGAAAGTGATCATCAGTGTAGTAAAACTTTGACTTCTAACAGTCAGACTACCAAGATCCAAACCAGAGACCGATCAAAATCCAGGACAGCAGAGTCTACAAATCATGACAAACTTCATTTAGTGCCTAACAACATTATGACACAACTAGAAGGAAAAATTTCTACTAAAAAACCAGAAAGCCTCACTAAAGCTTTAAAGTTTGAGAAGGCTAGCTGTTCTCCTGACAGTCAATACATGGCTGTGTCTGAAGAGAAATTGGCTAGTAAAGATCTTGCCAAGACCAGTGAAAATTCTTCAAGTTCTGAAGACCTGTCAAAAATCTTGTCAAGAGCTAATCATGGTACACATAAAATGTCAAGGAATACAGTTGAATCTCACTCAGAGGTAATATGTAATAACTCCTCCCTCCAAGACAAAACTCAGAGGAGCTTTCCAAAGAATGAGGTTTTACATCTTGACAACGTGAAAGGCTCGGGTGAACCCCAACAGGATTTACTCCTCAGTAAGAGTTTAgaaactacattcaaaaacatTTTGGAACTGAAAAAAACTGGGAAACAGCCACAAAGTGAGGCTACTGGTAGTGGCTCTGTAGAATTAGACTTTCCAAACTTTTCACCAATTGCTTCACAAGAAAACTGCCTGGAAAAATTTATTCCAGATCACAGTGAAGGTGTTGTAGAAACAGACTCTATTTTAGAAGCAGCTGTAAATAGTATCTTAGAGTGTTAA
- the BICRAL gene encoding BRD4-interacting chromatin-remodeling complex-associated protein-like isoform X1 — translation MQVMCVADISLGFSASTSFTRSSLKYAYDCHLEETKVVMDDDDDESCLLDLIGDPQALNYFLHGPSSKSSNEDLTNAGYSAANSNSIFANSNNTDPKSSIKGVSNQLGEGPSDGLHLSSSLQFLEDELESSPLPDLSEDQPFDILQKSLQEANITEQTLAEEAYLDASIGSSQQFAQAQLHPSSSASFTQASNVSNYSGQTLQPIGVTQVVQQPVGASFASNTVGVQHGFMQHVGISVPSQHLSNSSQISGSGQIQLIGSFSNQPSMMTINNLDGSQIILKGSGQQAPANMSSGLLVHRQTPNGNSLFGNSNSSPVAQPVTVPFNSTNFQTSLPVHNIIIQRGLAPNSNKVPINIQPKPIQMGQQTAYNVNNLGIQQHHVQQGIPFASASSPQNSVVGPHMSVNIVNQQNTRKSVTPQTVSNAGGSIVIHSPMGQPHVSQNQFLIPTSLSVNSNSVHHVQTINGQLLQTQPSQLVSSQVSAEHVMLNRNSTSMLRANHSYSGQMLNNQNTAVQLVSGQTFTAPGSQVIVNHGTSQIVGGQVPLQQASPTVLHLSPSQSSVSQGRSGFTTMSPGQSTVSNMSASNRFTVVSSSGTVHPNLGPPVQSVASGGNFTGDQLTQQNRTQVSVSVSHCLPVSSSKSISTFSRTSVGVTQQQFTFAQAQKKVMNQSSPVSASKSQDSLRQPPLTGLLSNTLPGQDSGGKIIQQPLGTTQSQQEKVVGSSPIQQNVQVDVHTVGQKRPAAKQLTKGAFILQQLQKDQAHAVTPDKSQFRSLNDAVQRLLSYHVCQGSLPTKEDLRKVDSEFESVATQLLKRTQAMLNKYRCLLIEDAMRINPSAEMVMIDRMFNQEERASLSRDKRLALMDPDGYLADFCCSSKQFDETTDEAQSSESDHQCSKTLTSNSQTTKIQTRDRSKSRTAESTNHDKLHLVPNNIMTQLEGKISTKKPESLTKALKFEKASCSPDSQYMAVSEEKLASKDLAKTSENSSSSEDLSKILSRANHGTHKMSRNTVESHSEVICNNSSLQDKTQRSFPKNEVLHLDNVKGSGEPQQDLLLSKSLETTFKNILELKKTGKQPQSEATGSGSVELDFPNFSPIASQENCLEKFIPDHSEGVVETDSILEAAVNSILEC, via the exons aaCACTGATCCTAAATCCTCCATCAAAGGTGTAAGCAATCAGCTTGGAGAGGGGCCTAGTGATGGACTACATCTGTCAAGTAGCCTTCAGTTTCTTGAAGATGAACTTGAATCTTCTCCTTTACCTGATCTCAGTGAGGATCAGCCTTTTGATATTCTTCAGAAGTCCTTACAGGAGGCCAATATTACTGAACAGACTTTGGCAGAAGAGGCATATCTGGATGCCAGTATAGGTTCTAGCCAACAGTTTGCACAAGCTCAGCTTCATCCTTCTTCATCAGCATCCTTTACTCAGGCTTCTAATGTGTCTAATTACTCAGGTCAGACGCTGCAACCTATAGGAGTTACTCAAGTGGTACAGCAACCAGTTGGAGCATCTTTTGCAAGCAATACAGTTGGTGTGCAACATGGCTTTATGCAACATGTGGGAATTAGTGTTCCCAGCCAGCATTTGTCTAATAGTAGTCAGATTAGTGGTTCGGGGCAGATACAGCTAATTGGTTCATTTAGTAATCAGCCTTCCATGATGACTATTAACAACCTTGATGGATCTCAGATTATATTGAAAGGCAGTGGACAGCAGGCACCTGCAAACATGAGTAGCGGACTCTTGGTTCATAGACAAACTCCTAATGGTAACTCACTGTTTGGTAACTCAAATTCAAGTCCAGTAGCACAACCTGTAACTGTCCCATTTAACAGCACAAATTTTCAGACATCTTTACCAGTGCATAATATCATTATTCAGAGGGGTCTAGCACCAAATTCTAATAAAGTTCCGATTAATATCCAACCAAAGCCTATTCAGATGGGTCAGCAAACAGCTTACAATGTGAATAACTTGGGAATACAGCAGCATCACGTACAACAAGGGATTCCTTTTGCTTCAGCAAGTTCACCTCAAAATTCAGTAGTTGGTCCTCATATGTCTGTTAATATTGTTAATCAACAGAACACAAGAAAATCAGTTACTCCTCAAACAGTTAGTAATGCTGGCGGTAGTATTGTTATCCATTCTCCTATGGGACAGCCTCATGTATCTCAAAATCAGTTTCTCATACCTACAAGTCTCTCTGTCAATTCTAATTCGGTTCATCATGTCCAGACCATAAATGGACAACTTCTTCAGACTCAACCTTCCCAGTTGGTTTCTAGTCAAGTATCTGCTGAGCATGTTATGCTGAACAGGAACTCTACAAGCATGCTCAGGGCCAACCATTCATATTCAGGACAGATGCTGAATAATCAGAATACAGCTGTTCAATTAGTTTCTGGTCAGACATTCACAGCTCCTGGAAGTCAAGTTATAGTAAATCATGGAACTTCTCAAATTGTTGGTGGACAGGTGCCATTACAACAGGCATCACCAACAGTGTTGCATTTATCACCCAGTCAAAGTAGTGTTTCTCAAGGTAGATCAGGTTTTACTACAATGTCACCTGGACAGTCTACAGTCTCAAATATGTCAGCATCTAATCGGTTTACTGTTGTAAGTTCTTCTGGCACAGTACATCCCAACCTGGGGCCACCAGTTCAGTCTGTTGCATCAGGAGGAAATTTTACTGGAGATCAACTTACACAGCAGAATAGAACACAAGTTTCAGTGAGTGTATCACATTGTCTTCCAGTTTCCTCTTCTAAATCTATCAGCACTTTCAGTCGCACATCAGTAGGAGTAACACAGCAACAGTTCACTTTTGCTCAG GCTCAGAAAAAAGTTATGAACCAGTCCTCACCAGTTTCTGCATCAAAGTCACAGGATAGCTTGAGACAACCTCCGCTAACAGGTCTTCTGAGTAACACGTTGCCAG GACAGGATTCTGGAGGTAAAATCATCCAGCAACCTTTAGGAACAACACAGTCACAGCAGGAAAAAGTAGTAGGATCATCTCCTATCCAACAAAATGTGCAG GTGGATGTTCATACAGTTGGACAAAAGAGGCCTGCTGCTAAACAGCTAACAAAAGGAGCTTT TATTCTACAGCAGTTACAGAAGGACCAGGCACATGCTGTGACACCAGATAAAAGTCAATTCAGATCGTTAAATGATGCAGTCCAGAGACTCCTCTCATATCATGTGTGCCAGGGATCACTGCCAACCAAGGAGGATTTAAGAAAAG TGGACAGTGAATTTGAATCTGTAGCCACGCAGCTTCTGAAAAGGACACAAGCTATGCTAAATAAGTACAGATGTTTGCTCATAGAAGATGCAATG CGGATAAATCCCTCTGCAGAAATGGTTATGATTGACAGGATGTTTAACCAAGAAGAAAGGGCATCTCTGTCCCGGGATAAGCGCCTTGCACTAATGGATCCTG atgGTTATCTGGCTGATTTTTGTTGTTCCTCTAAACAATTTGATGAAACTACTGATGAGGCACAGTCCAGTGAAAGTGATCATCAGTGTAGTAAAACTTTGACTTCTAACAGTCAGACTACCAAGATCCAAACCAGAGACCGATCAAAATCCAGGACAGCAGAGTCTACAAATCATGACAAACTTCATTTAGTGCCTAACAACATTATGACACAACTAGAAGGAAAAATTTCTACTAAAAAACCAGAAAGCCTCACTAAAGCTTTAAAGTTTGAGAAGGCTAGCTGTTCTCCTGACAGTCAATACATGGCTGTGTCTGAAGAGAAATTGGCTAGTAAAGATCTTGCCAAGACCAGTGAAAATTCTTCAAGTTCTGAAGACCTGTCAAAAATCTTGTCAAGAGCTAATCATGGTACACATAAAATGTCAAGGAATACAGTTGAATCTCACTCAGAGGTAATATGTAATAACTCCTCCCTCCAAGACAAAACTCAGAGGAGCTTTCCAAAGAATGAGGTTTTACATCTTGACAACGTGAAAGGCTCGGGTGAACCCCAACAGGATTTACTCCTCAGTAAGAGTTTAgaaactacattcaaaaacatTTTGGAACTGAAAAAAACTGGGAAACAGCCACAAAGTGAGGCTACTGGTAGTGGCTCTGTAGAATTAGACTTTCCAAACTTTTCACCAATTGCTTCACAAGAAAACTGCCTGGAAAAATTTATTCCAGATCACAGTGAAGGTGTTGTAGAAACAGACTCTATTTTAGAAGCAGCTGTAAATAGTATCTTAGAGTGTTAA